The following are from one region of the Paenibacillus sp. JZ16 genome:
- a CDS encoding glycoside hydrolase family 3 C-terminal domain-containing protein: MSTQRLGVPLEGFAEFSRKVAAEGAVLLKNEGQVLPLQPHETVSVFGRTQINYYRSGTGSGGSVHVSHTTNLLGGLRDKKNITVNEDLAAVYEQWIEQNPFDNGGGGWAAEPWHQKEMPLTDELVSAARQASDKAIVVIGRTAGEDQDNANEPGSYQLTSEEIAMLQQVTTHFEQTIVVLNVSNIIDMSWMRDDSYAHPISAVIYAWHGGMEGGNAIADVLVGEVTPSGKLTDTIAYSIEDYPSTRNYGNELKNVYQEDIYVGYRFFETFRPAAVQYEFGFGLSYTQFEIEPQEAKLTVKEGTQYIEIGVNVKNIGTTYTGKEVVQVYYEVPQGVLGQPAKVLAAFGKTQELGPGDSQQLTISFPVHIMASYDDAGVTGVLSAYVLEAGTYRLYVGTSVRNVEPIGLDGQDGYVVQALQVVEQLQEAMAPTENFTRMKPGARKEDGSYELTFEEVPQRKVSMEERIHQNLPLTLEQTGNRGYTLRDVYEGKVSMEAFIAQLSDQDLAVIVRGEGMSSPLVTAGTASAFGGVSDSLLDYGIPVACTADGPSGIRMDSGQQATQVAIGTLLAATWNTELVEELYVMEGQELLSYNIDTLLGPGLNIRRSPLNGRNFEYFSEDPLISGAFAAACTRGIMKGGSNATLKHFACNNQEKHRSKVDAVVSERALREIYLKGFEIAVKQGGANSIMTSYNPINGHWAASNYDLNTTILRGEWGFHGIVMTDWWAIMNDVVNGGPADRKNTNWMVRAQNDLYMVVMNYGAEINAWEDNTLASLANGTLTRGELQRSAMNICRFLMHAPVFSRKQVIEEAVGAFKAAPSLASEHAQTLSESTQVKPAAAGPTYVKVEDSGEYRIIVCIMSPETELAQSACNVTLNGQPVITIQTNGTDGRWIKQKLVKVELEAGYYEMKLDFVKPGLQIDWIEFKRV, translated from the coding sequence TTGAGTACACAGAGACTGGGAGTTCCTTTGGAAGGCTTTGCGGAGTTCAGCCGAAAGGTCGCCGCCGAAGGTGCCGTACTGTTAAAGAATGAAGGACAAGTTCTTCCCCTTCAACCACACGAAACCGTTTCCGTTTTTGGCAGAACGCAGATTAATTATTACCGCAGCGGTACGGGGTCAGGCGGGAGCGTTCATGTATCCCATACAACAAATCTGCTCGGCGGTCTTCGGGATAAGAAGAACATCACTGTTAATGAAGATTTGGCAGCTGTTTATGAACAGTGGATTGAACAGAACCCTTTCGATAATGGCGGAGGCGGCTGGGCGGCCGAGCCGTGGCATCAGAAGGAAATGCCTTTGACCGATGAGCTGGTATCCGCAGCAAGACAGGCATCCGACAAGGCGATTGTTGTCATCGGACGAACAGCCGGTGAAGACCAGGACAATGCCAATGAGCCGGGCAGTTACCAGTTAACGTCCGAAGAAATAGCCATGCTGCAGCAGGTGACAACACACTTTGAGCAAACGATTGTGGTGCTGAATGTGTCCAACATTATCGATATGAGCTGGATGCGTGATGATAGTTATGCACACCCGATTTCCGCTGTGATCTATGCTTGGCACGGTGGCATGGAAGGCGGCAACGCCATTGCGGACGTATTGGTTGGCGAGGTGACGCCAAGCGGCAAATTAACCGACACGATTGCTTACTCGATCGAGGATTATCCATCGACTCGTAATTATGGAAATGAACTAAAGAATGTTTATCAAGAAGACATTTATGTGGGTTACCGTTTTTTCGAAACGTTTCGACCCGCTGCTGTCCAGTATGAATTCGGTTTCGGGTTGTCGTATACGCAGTTCGAAATCGAGCCGCAAGAAGCCAAGTTAACGGTCAAAGAGGGAACACAATATATTGAGATCGGTGTGAACGTAAAAAATATCGGGACCACCTATACAGGCAAAGAGGTTGTTCAAGTTTATTACGAAGTGCCGCAAGGCGTGCTGGGTCAGCCTGCCAAGGTGTTGGCGGCATTCGGGAAGACGCAGGAGCTTGGACCGGGCGATTCGCAGCAGCTTACGATCAGCTTCCCGGTTCATATCATGGCTTCCTATGATGATGCAGGTGTGACGGGGGTGCTTTCCGCTTATGTATTAGAGGCTGGAACATACCGTTTGTATGTGGGAACCAGCGTGAGAAATGTGGAGCCCATCGGTTTGGATGGCCAAGATGGTTACGTTGTACAAGCGCTGCAAGTCGTGGAGCAGCTGCAAGAAGCCATGGCGCCAACGGAGAACTTCACACGTATGAAGCCGGGCGCTCGAAAGGAAGACGGCTCCTATGAACTCACTTTTGAAGAGGTGCCGCAGCGGAAGGTTTCCATGGAGGAACGCATTCATCAAAACCTGCCGCTTACCTTGGAGCAAACAGGTAATCGAGGTTATACCTTAAGGGATGTGTATGAGGGAAAGGTCAGCATGGAAGCTTTTATTGCTCAATTAAGCGATCAAGATCTGGCGGTGATCGTCAGAGGAGAAGGCATGAGCAGTCCGCTGGTAACAGCAGGAACGGCCTCAGCTTTTGGCGGCGTGAGCGACAGCTTGCTCGACTACGGAATTCCGGTGGCTTGTACGGCGGATGGACCGTCCGGGATTCGGATGGACAGCGGGCAGCAAGCAACGCAGGTGGCCATTGGCACCTTGCTTGCGGCTACATGGAACACCGAGCTAGTCGAAGAGCTCTATGTGATGGAAGGCCAGGAGTTACTCAGCTACAACATCGATACTTTACTTGGACCGGGTCTGAACATTCGGCGCAGCCCACTGAACGGACGCAATTTTGAATATTTCTCGGAAGATCCGCTGATCTCAGGCGCGTTTGCTGCGGCATGCACGCGCGGGATTATGAAGGGCGGCTCCAATGCCACCCTGAAGCATTTTGCCTGCAACAACCAAGAGAAGCATCGCAGTAAAGTCGACGCTGTTGTGTCTGAACGCGCCCTTCGGGAGATTTACCTGAAAGGTTTTGAAATCGCGGTGAAGCAGGGCGGAGCGAACTCGATCATGACCTCATATAATCCGATCAATGGACACTGGGCGGCTTCCAATTATGATTTGAATACCACGATTCTGCGTGGAGAGTGGGGATTCCATGGCATCGTGATGACCGACTGGTGGGCCATTATGAACGATGTGGTGAACGGAGGCCCTGCCGATCGCAAAAACACGAACTGGATGGTCCGCGCCCAAAATGATCTGTACATGGTGGTTATGAACTACGGTGCGGAAATCAATGCATGGGAAGACAATACTTTGGCATCTTTGGCAAATGGTACGCTGACCCGTGGAGAGCTGCAGCGCAGCGCTATGAACATTTGCCGATTCCTGATGCATGCACCGGTATTTTCAAGAAAACAGGTGATCGAGGAAGCCGTCGGTGCTTTTAAAGCGGCTCCTTCTCTCGCATCGGAACATGCCCAAACCTTATCGGAGAGCACACAAGTAAAGCCGGCTGCAGCGGGGCCGACTTATGTGAAGGTGGAAGATTCCGGCGAGTACCGAATTATTGTGTGCATTATGTCTCCGGAAACCGAACTAGCCCAAAGCGCGTGCAACGTCACGTTGAACGGTCAACCGGTGATCACGATTCAAACGAATGGTACCGACGGCAGATGGATCAAACAGAAGCTGGTTAAAGTGGAACTGGAAGCAGGTTATTATGAGATGAAGCTGGATTTCGTCAAGCCCGGCTTGCAGATCGACTGGATTGAATTTAAGCGGGTGTAA